TCACGGACTCTTTTTGTCAGAAGAGATCCTTTCAGTCACCGGTATAACCATATCAGAGACCGGGGTTCCAGGCGAAGGTGTTCGGTTTGAGATACAGTTCCCTCGCGGATCTATCAGAATCGGGTCAGATACAGCATAAAAGTAGTGTCATCATGTATAGAGAAGGGATGCAGGGTGAGTATGAGGGATGTTATACAGCCCCGCCCTGCTTGTGTGATCCCATTCTATGTTTGAGTATTCAGGTAGGACTAGCCTGTCTTCCGAGGTATGATTCGTTAGCTCATCTGATCTGCAATGCCCGTTGCAGTGCAAATGAACATACAGTATTGTAATATATGGTGAGATATACTCCCATTTTCTGTTGTCCAAATAACTAAACATTATAACATCGAAAGTGATGCAGATGACGTCGCGGAATAATGCCATCTTTGAGGATATTATCTCGGCGTTTTCCCATGGGAAAAGATACCTCAGCATCTCTGAAGTGGCACAGTTATGTGGCCACCACAGACACACGGTTGCCAGGTACCTGGACAGCCTGGTCTTATCCGGGCGTCTTGAGATGCGGGAACATGGACAGAAGAAGAAATACTATATCGCTGACGTAAAACCCGAGTCATCACTGCTCAATTTCTCTTCCCATATTTTGATCATTCTCAACACTGATCTGACAATCAGGTGGGTGAATGATACTTTTCTTCGCCTCTTTAACTCAACATCAGAGTCAGTAATTGGGCTCAGTATCGAATCTCTCCAACTTGAGCGAATCTTCGGACCTGCCTTTACGCAGGAGGTCAGGATCGTGAGTGCAGGAGAGACACGGTCGTTTGAGACCACCATCGATCAGGATGAACATACCAGGACCTATCTTTTTACCATATCATCTGTCTCGTTTTTCCAGGAGCGGCCAGCCCTTGTCATCAACGGCGAGGATATAACAGAAAAGCATACGTTACTTGAGGCTATCAGGGTCAACGAGTCAAACCTGCGGCTCATTACTGAAAGCGTCCGTGATATCATCATCAGGTGGGATGTTGAAGGGATTATCTCCTATGTTTCACCAGCATGCGCAATGCTCACCGGTTTTGTTTCTCAGGAGATTAAAGGCAGCAATATTTCTGAATTCATTCACCCTGATGATTATGCTGCCCTGAGAAAAGAACTGCGGGATGTTTCGGGATTTGTTCACAAGCCTCCAGCCTCATTCAGGTTTAAAAATCTAAATGGGGAATGGATCTGGTTTGAGACTACTACCACTCCGCTCCTTTCAGAGAGCGGGGAGATTGAGGAATTTATCTCTGTCTGGCGTGATATCACCGAGCGGCTGGAAGCAGAAACCAGGCTGGCATTAAGCGAAGAAAAGTACCGCAGGCTTTTTCAGAGTGCCAAGGATGCCATCATTCTCATGAAACTGGAATCTAATCTTTCAGGCATTGAATCACTTGAGATGAATAACAATGCCTCTCTGATGATTCAGTATTCGCAGAGTGAGTTTTCATCGCTTGGGATTTCTGACCTCGTACGGGAGGAAGATTACCCTCTCATTGAGGATATCATCAGGACATTCATTGAGAACAGACAGGCATTCTTTGAAATAGATCTCATCCGTCGGGATGGTTCTATCCTTCCGGTTGAGGTGAATGTCCACCTCTTTTCATTACAGGAAAAACCGGTAGCACTTGCAATTGCCAGGGATATCACCGAGAGGAGGCGCATAGAAGCAGAGATTCAGGAAGCACTCCTGAGGCTCGAATATATCCTTGAGTTTCTTCCAGATCCGGTCTTTGTTCTTGACACAAACGGGGTTGTTACCGGATGGAACCGGGAGATCGAGGACCTCACTGGTGTTTCCAAACATGAGATCATCGGAAAAGCAGGGTATGCATATACAGAAGCCCTTTATGGAGAGAATGTCCCGATTCTTCCCGATTACATCCTGACGCGTGATTCTTCCATTCTTTCCCGGTATAAACACCCGGTGATCGAAGGTGATACCATCATGGTCGACATCCAGACCCGCAATCCGGTAACGGGTGTGCTTATGTGGTTCTGGATCAAAGCAGCACCGCTCTATGATATCCAGGGCAATGTCATCGGTGTTATCGAGACACTCCGGGATATTACAGCCAGAAAACTGATGGAACTTGAGATCAAACGGCAAAATGAGATCTTTGAAGCGATCAGTCAGGCTGGTTCCAACATCCTGCAGTCAACCAACTTCCAGGACTGTGTCCAAAAAACCATCAGGCTCATCGGAGAAGCTGCAGACGTGAGTGGGATCTGCCTGTTTGAGAAAAAAAGAGATTCAAACCCGCTCACATCCATTCCGTTCAAAGGGTCGTGGTTTTCTGATCCGTATTCGTATGAGTTCTCACGATTTTACCGGGAATTTGAGAGTAGCAATGCTACGTCTTATCAGGTGATCAAAGAACTGGTTGCAGAAGGGAAGACTGTATTTCGTCTGGTGAAAAACCTGCCTGAATTGGATCAGGTCGTCTTTGATTTGGCAGGGATTGCATCAATTTTACTGGTTCCAGTAATTATTGATGGTGAGATCCGTGGTTCAGTTGGGTTTCTTGAGAGCAAGTTCGAGAGGGTCTGGAGCAAGAAGGAGATCTATGCAATGGAGATTGCATCCTCGCTTATCGGGAGCACAATCGTGCGGTTCCAGTCCCGTGAGGCTCTTGCCAGGAGCGAGCGACAATTCAGGACCCTGGCACAAAATATTCCAGGTATCGTCTTCAGAATCTCTCTTTCTGATTCAGATGTCGAGTTTTACAACGATCACTTCGAGACCCTAACCGGATACTCTGCAAAAGAGCTTGCCAGTGGCCAGATAAGTTCACTTATCCCCCTGATTCTTGCTGAAGAGAAGGACCAGGTGATTCAGACCAAGATGAACGCCATCATATCTGGTAAGCCATACGATCTGCAGTACCGGATCATTGACAAACAGGGAAGGGTTCGGATGCTGAGCGAGCGGGGCAGACCGGTCTCTGATGAATCAGGCAGAGTGGTCAGTATCGATGGGATTATTCAGGATATAACTGATCAGCAGGATCTGTAACCCGGGATGAGTGTTCTCTCATCATAGGAAGGTTACGTTGAGTCGTTTTTTTCCTGACCGTCTCGCTATGAGAGCTCCATGAGTCCATTTTTTATAAAAGACGATTGAGAACAAATTGTTTTACAAATTTTGCTTTTTTGATAACGTCATATGCTTCTTCTTTCGAGGGGATATAGAAATTATCAGAATACCGGAGGTCTACCGCATAATCGGTAAGCATACAATTTCCTGTTCCAAGAGTTCTCTGAATGTATCATCTATATCAATGCAATTTCGAATGAGCCGCATTAAAACGTGAGTTTTGGTTTTCGCAATCATGAAACAAGAGAAAAACTTTGAGGTATTTCTCTGC
This Methanospirillum lacunae DNA region includes the following protein-coding sequences:
- a CDS encoding PAS domain S-box protein, with the translated sequence MTSRNNAIFEDIISAFSHGKRYLSISEVAQLCGHHRHTVARYLDSLVLSGRLEMREHGQKKKYYIADVKPESSLLNFSSHILIILNTDLTIRWVNDTFLRLFNSTSESVIGLSIESLQLERIFGPAFTQEVRIVSAGETRSFETTIDQDEHTRTYLFTISSVSFFQERPALVINGEDITEKHTLLEAIRVNESNLRLITESVRDIIIRWDVEGIISYVSPACAMLTGFVSQEIKGSNISEFIHPDDYAALRKELRDVSGFVHKPPASFRFKNLNGEWIWFETTTTPLLSESGEIEEFISVWRDITERLEAETRLALSEEKYRRLFQSAKDAIILMKLESNLSGIESLEMNNNASLMIQYSQSEFSSLGISDLVREEDYPLIEDIIRTFIENRQAFFEIDLIRRDGSILPVEVNVHLFSLQEKPVALAIARDITERRRIEAEIQEALLRLEYILEFLPDPVFVLDTNGVVTGWNREIEDLTGVSKHEIIGKAGYAYTEALYGENVPILPDYILTRDSSILSRYKHPVIEGDTIMVDIQTRNPVTGVLMWFWIKAAPLYDIQGNVIGVIETLRDITARKLMELEIKRQNEIFEAISQAGSNILQSTNFQDCVQKTIRLIGEAADVSGICLFEKKRDSNPLTSIPFKGSWFSDPYSYEFSRFYREFESSNATSYQVIKELVAEGKTVFRLVKNLPELDQVVFDLAGIASILLVPVIIDGEIRGSVGFLESKFERVWSKKEIYAMEIASSLIGSTIVRFQSREALARSERQFRTLAQNIPGIVFRISLSDSDVEFYNDHFETLTGYSAKELASGQISSLIPLILAEEKDQVIQTKMNAIISGKPYDLQYRIIDKQGRVRMLSERGRPVSDESGRVVSIDGIIQDITDQQDL